From Rhodopseudomonas palustris:
AGACGGTCGCGACCGGCGACGATCTGCCCGATCTCGACCGCCTGCTGCCCGCTGCCAGCGAGCTGTCAGGTGTGGAGTGCTATCTGTGTGGTCCGCCGGGGCTGGTTGTCGCGCTGCAGCAGGCGCTCGACGCGCGCGGCGTCGCCGCCCAGCACATCCACTTCGAAAACTTCGAGTTCAGATGATGCGCAGATTGTATTTCGCCGCCACCGCGACCTTCTGGATCGCCGTCTTCGGCTTCTGGGCCGGCAGCGCGCTGACGCCGGGCGCCCGACAGCCGGCGGTCGCCGCCGAACGCGACATCGCGGCGGCCGAACTCGCCCGCCACGCCACCCCCGCCGATTGCTGGATGGCGATCCGCGGCAGCGTCTATGATCTCACCGGCTACCTGCCGGACCATCCGTCGCGGCCATCGATCATCGAGCCGTGGTGCGGCAAGGAGGCGACCGACGCCTACAACACCAAGAGCAAGGGCCGCGCCCATTCGGGTGAAGCCGATGCGATGCTGCCGAAATACCGGATCGGCCGCTTCGTCACCGGCGGCGCGCAATAAGACTGGTTTGCAGTTGGCGCCAACGGCTCCGCCGGGCGGTTGCGTGACGGGCGGCGTCAGCATTCTGTCAGGCGATCAGGCCTAGAACCGGGCTGGTCGCAAGGGCTGCGGGAGCCTGCGCGCCGTCGGCCGTCAGGCCGGCCAAGCCAGCGAGATTCCAAGATAATCCATGCGCCGTCATTCGCCCATCGCCATCGTTTGTCTCGCTGCGCTGTTCGCCTGCGGCGTCGCGCGCGCCAGCGATGAGTTGCCGATCTCGGCGGTGCAGGCCGAGCGCGTCGGCATCGAGACCCTGCCGCTGGAGCAGCAGCCGGTCGCCGTGGGCCTCAGCTTTCCCGGCAAGATCACCGTGCCGCCCGATCGCACCCGGCTGATGAACGCGCCGTTCGGCGGCCGGATCGAGCGCCTGCTGGTGCGCACCGACAGCGCGGTCAAGGCCGGCGACGTGCTGGCCGAGCTGCAGAGCCCGGCGCTGGCGCATGCCCAGGCCGAATACCTCGTCGCCTACAACAAAGAGCGGCTGCTGAAGACCACGCTCGACCGCGAGGAGCAGCTCGCGCCCTACGGCGCGGTGCCGAAGAAGCAGGTCATCATCACCCAGAACGAATACGATCAGGCCCGCGCGACCGCCGCCGAGCGCCGCCAGGCGCTGTCGCATGTCGGCATGACCGAACCGCAGATCGAGAAGCTGACGTCGAGCCAGAAGCTCGATCCGAAGCTGACGCTGATTTCGCCGATCGACGGCGTGGTGCTGGAGAGCGCCACGATGCCGGGCCAGACCGTCGAGGCGCTGGCGCCGGTGTTCAGGCTGGCGCAGCTCTCGCCGCTGTGGGTCGAGATTCAGGTGCCGGCGCTGCGCGTCGAGGAATTCGCCGTCGGCGCCCGCGTCACCGTGCGCGGCCACGACTGCATCGGCCGCGTGGTGTCGATCGGCTCGAGCGTCGAGCCGACCTCGCAGACCGTGATCGTCCGCGCCGAATTCGACGAGCCCGATCCGGATCTGCGCCCGGGCCAGATGGTCGAGGCGCAGATCGCGTCGTCGGTCAGCGGCAACAGCGAGTGGCGGGTGCGCACCGGCGCGATGGTGCGGCGGGGCAGCGACGCCTTCGTGTTCGTGCAGACCTCGGGCGGCTTCGTCGCCACCCCGGTAAAGATCCGCGAGGAGCTGCCGCAATTCGCCGTGGTCAGCGGCAGCTTCCGCGGCGACGAGCGGATCGCGGTCCGCGGCGTCGCAGCGCTCAAGGGCGCGTGGCAGGGACTCGGCGGGGTCGAGTAGATGCTCGCGCGTCTGGTCGAATTTTCGCTCGCGCATCGCCTGCTGGTGGTGCTGGCCACCCTGCTGCTGATCGGCGCCGGTATCTACGCGGTGCGCGGCCTGCCGATCGACGCTTTCCCGGACGTCTCGCCGGTGCAGGTCAAGATCATCATGAAGGCGCCGGGTATGACGCCCGAGGAGGTCGAGACGCGGGTGACGATGCCGCTCGAACTCGACATGCTCGGCATCCCGAACAAGACCATCCTGCGCTCGACCACCAAATACGGCCTCGCCGACGTCACCATCGATTTCGCCGACGGCGTCGATATCTACTGGGCGCGCAACC
This genomic window contains:
- a CDS encoding cytochrome b5-like heme/steroid binding domain-containing protein is translated as MMRRLYFAATATFWIAVFGFWAGSALTPGARQPAVAAERDIAAAELARHATPADCWMAIRGSVYDLTGYLPDHPSRPSIIEPWCGKEATDAYNTKSKGRAHSGEADAMLPKYRIGRFVTGGAQ
- a CDS encoding efflux RND transporter periplasmic adaptor subunit, which gives rise to MRRHSPIAIVCLAALFACGVARASDELPISAVQAERVGIETLPLEQQPVAVGLSFPGKITVPPDRTRLMNAPFGGRIERLLVRTDSAVKAGDVLAELQSPALAHAQAEYLVAYNKERLLKTTLDREEQLAPYGAVPKKQVIITQNEYDQARATAAERRQALSHVGMTEPQIEKLTSSQKLDPKLTLISPIDGVVLESATMPGQTVEALAPVFRLAQLSPLWVEIQVPALRVEEFAVGARVTVRGHDCIGRVVSIGSSVEPTSQTVIVRAEFDEPDPDLRPGQMVEAQIASSVSGNSEWRVRTGAMVRRGSDAFVFVQTSGGFVATPVKIREELPQFAVVSGSFRGDERIAVRGVAALKGAWQGLGGVE